Proteins encoded together in one Rhizobium bangladeshense window:
- a CDS encoding YkvA family protein: MQLISKAKNWAKSLKRDIVALWLAARDRRVPWYAKAVVGAVAAYALSPIDLIPDFIPVLGYLDDLVIVPLGILLATRLVPAEVMAALRVEAARRIERPSSRAGLIFILAVWLTCIIFLALAVRKLI; encoded by the coding sequence ATGCAGCTGATATCAAAAGCCAAAAACTGGGCAAAGTCACTGAAGCGTGACATCGTTGCACTGTGGCTCGCCGCCCGGGACCGTCGGGTCCCCTGGTATGCGAAAGCGGTCGTCGGCGCCGTCGCGGCGTACGCGCTTTCGCCGATCGATCTGATCCCCGATTTCATTCCCGTGCTCGGCTATCTCGACGATCTCGTCATCGTTCCGCTCGGCATCCTGCTGGCGACACGTCTTGTTCCGGCAGAGGTGATGGCCGCGCTTCGCGTGGAGGCGGCAAGGCGGATCGAACGCCCTTCCAGCCGGGCCGGATTGATCTTCATCCTTGCCGTCTGGCTCACCTGCATCATCTTTCTGGCTCTGGCAGTGCGCAAGCTGATTTGA
- a CDS encoding DegQ family serine endoprotease, translating into MQGLFKRASVSLFALMLVLPAAAQAQTAKTVPESQMQMQLSFAPLVKQTSGAVVNVYAEKIIQRQSPFAGDPFFEQFFGQQMPNRSEKQSSLGSGVIVEANGTVVTNNHVVEGADDIKVALSDGREFPCKVVLRDDRLDLAVLKIDTKESFPTLPIGNSDTVEVGDLVLAIGNPFGVGQTVTSGIVSALARNQVVRNEFGFFIQTDASINPGNSGGALMNMKGELIGINTAIFSRGGGSNGIGFAIPANLVKVFLASADAGVKSFERPYVGASFDAVTSEVAEALGLNKVLGALVVKVSEGGPAAKAGLKAGQIVTSVNGIAVEHPDALLYRLTTAGLGKTVNLTVIDNGHEEQLSLALARAPETSPRDQRIIGGRTPFTGVVVENLSPRVADELRMPPESAGVVVSDVKEDSPAARLGFEPKDIIVSINGTEVKSTSELVEIANSDPGLWRVEIERDGQRIRQFFR; encoded by the coding sequence ATGCAAGGCCTGTTCAAGCGCGCCTCCGTTTCGCTGTTCGCTCTCATGCTCGTCCTGCCGGCTGCGGCCCAGGCGCAGACGGCAAAGACCGTGCCTGAGAGCCAGATGCAGATGCAGCTCTCCTTCGCGCCGCTGGTCAAGCAGACCTCGGGCGCCGTCGTCAATGTCTACGCGGAAAAGATTATCCAGCGTCAGTCTCCCTTTGCCGGCGATCCCTTCTTCGAGCAGTTTTTCGGCCAGCAGATGCCGAACCGCTCGGAAAAGCAGTCTTCGCTCGGTTCCGGCGTCATCGTCGAGGCGAATGGCACCGTAGTCACCAATAATCACGTCGTCGAAGGCGCCGACGACATCAAGGTGGCGCTCTCGGATGGCCGCGAATTCCCCTGCAAGGTGGTGCTGCGCGATGACCGCCTCGACCTCGCCGTTCTAAAAATCGACACCAAGGAGAGCTTCCCGACGCTGCCGATCGGCAATTCCGATACCGTCGAGGTCGGCGATCTCGTGCTGGCGATCGGCAATCCCTTCGGCGTCGGCCAGACGGTAACGAGCGGTATCGTCTCCGCACTTGCCCGCAACCAGGTGGTCAGGAACGAGTTCGGCTTCTTCATCCAGACCGACGCCTCGATCAATCCGGGCAATTCCGGCGGCGCGTTGATGAACATGAAGGGCGAGCTGATCGGCATCAACACCGCGATCTTCTCGCGTGGCGGCGGCTCGAACGGCATTGGCTTCGCCATTCCCGCCAACCTCGTCAAGGTCTTCCTCGCTTCGGCCGATGCCGGCGTCAAATCCTTCGAGCGGCCCTATGTCGGCGCAAGCTTCGATGCGGTGACGTCAGAGGTCGCAGAAGCACTTGGGCTCAACAAAGTGCTCGGCGCGCTGGTGGTCAAGGTTTCGGAAGGCGGGCCGGCGGCAAAGGCCGGACTGAAAGCCGGCCAGATTGTCACATCAGTGAACGGCATCGCCGTCGAGCATCCCGACGCACTGCTCTATCGCCTGACAACGGCCGGCCTCGGCAAAACGGTCAATCTTACCGTCATCGACAACGGCCACGAGGAGCAGTTGTCGCTTGCGCTTGCGCGCGCGCCGGAGACTTCGCCGCGCGATCAGCGCATCATCGGCGGGCGCACACCCTTTACCGGCGTTGTTGTCGAGAATCTTTCGCCGCGCGTCGCCGACGAGTTGCGCATGCCGCCTGAATCTGCCGGCGTCGTCGTTTCCGATGTCAAGGAGGACTCGCCGGCTGCCCGTCTCGGTTTCGAGCCCAAGGATATCATTGTCTCGATCAATGGCACGGAAGTGAAGTCGACCAGCGAACTTGTCGAAATTGCCAACAGCGACCCCGGCCTCTGGCGTGTGGAGATCGAGCGCGATGGGCAGCGGATACGGCAGTTCTTCCGATGA
- a CDS encoding replication-associated recombination protein A produces the protein MSDDLFAPRVPEEVAARRPLADRLRPKTLADVTGQEHLTGEDGVLKRMIESGSLGSMIFWGPPGTGKTTVARLLSGEAGLAFEQISAIFSGVADLKKVFEAARMRRMDGRQTLLFVDEIHRFNRAQQDSFLPVMEDGTVILVGATTENPSFELNAALLSRARVLTFKSHDEESLEELLKRAEAIEQKPLPLTEEARGSLIRMADGDGRAVLTLAEEVWRAAREGESFDTEGLTRIVQRRAPVYDKAQDGHYNLISALHKSVRGSDPDAALYYLARMFDAGEDPLYLGRRLVRMAVEDIGLADPQALVICNAAKDAYDYLGSPEGELALAQACVYLATAPKSNAVYTAFKAASLAAKQNGSLLPPKHILNAPTKLMKGEGYGEGYRYDHDEPDAFSGQDYFPEKMGRQTFYDPPERGFERDIRKRLEWWAKLRKERNPR, from the coding sequence ATGAGCGATGATCTTTTCGCGCCGCGCGTTCCGGAGGAGGTTGCCGCCAGGCGGCCGCTCGCCGACCGGCTGCGGCCGAAGACGCTCGCCGATGTCACCGGTCAGGAACATCTGACCGGTGAGGACGGCGTGCTGAAACGCATGATCGAGAGCGGTTCCCTCGGTTCGATGATCTTCTGGGGTCCGCCCGGCACCGGCAAGACGACGGTAGCGCGGTTGCTATCCGGCGAGGCGGGGCTGGCCTTCGAGCAGATATCGGCCATCTTTTCCGGCGTCGCTGATCTGAAGAAAGTATTCGAGGCTGCCCGCATGCGACGCATGGATGGCCGTCAGACGCTGCTGTTCGTCGACGAGATCCATCGCTTCAACCGCGCCCAGCAGGACAGTTTTCTGCCTGTTATGGAGGACGGCACCGTCATCCTGGTTGGCGCCACCACCGAAAATCCGTCCTTCGAGCTCAACGCCGCACTTTTGTCGCGCGCCCGCGTTCTGACCTTCAAATCGCATGACGAGGAGAGTCTCGAGGAACTGCTGAAGCGCGCTGAGGCGATCGAGCAGAAGCCGTTGCCGCTGACCGAGGAGGCGCGCGGCAGCCTGATCCGCATGGCCGATGGCGACGGTCGTGCCGTGCTGACGCTTGCCGAAGAGGTCTGGCGTGCCGCGCGCGAGGGCGAGAGCTTCGACACTGAAGGCCTGACGCGCATCGTCCAACGCAGGGCTCCGGTCTATGACAAGGCACAGGACGGCCACTACAATCTGATTTCGGCGCTGCATAAGTCGGTCCGCGGTTCGGATCCGGATGCCGCCCTCTATTACCTCGCCCGCATGTTCGATGCCGGCGAGGATCCGCTCTACCTCGGCCGGCGTCTGGTGCGCATGGCGGTGGAGGATATCGGGCTTGCCGATCCACAGGCGCTGGTGATCTGCAACGCCGCCAAGGATGCTTATGACTACCTCGGCTCGCCGGAGGGGGAGCTGGCGCTGGCCCAGGCCTGCGTCTATCTTGCCACCGCGCCGAAATCGAATGCCGTCTATACCGCCTTCAAGGCGGCAAGCCTGGCCGCAAAGCAGAATGGTTCGCTGCTGCCCCCCAAGCATATCCTCAACGCGCCGACCAAGCTGATGAAGGGCGAGGGCTACGGCGAAGGTTATCGCTATGACCATGACGAACCGGACGCCTTTTCCGGCCAGGATTATTTCCCGGAGAAAATGGGCCGCCAGACCTTCTACGATCCACCCGAACGCGGTTTTGAACGCGATATTCGGAAGCGGCTGGAATGGTGGGCGAAGCTTCGCAAGGAGCGCAATCCGCGCTGA
- a CDS encoding DUF1883 domain-containing protein yields the protein MPKPNFRFTHYDLKEQRAGAIVEVSLNAVNNVRLMTAPNFQRFTEVLDFKYIGGVARKSPVKLAVPESGHWHVVVDMEGHHGLAESTVKVIAAPANQKTPRSS from the coding sequence ATGCCGAAACCGAATTTCCGCTTCACCCATTACGATCTCAAGGAACAGCGAGCCGGAGCGATCGTCGAGGTGTCGTTGAATGCGGTGAACAATGTTCGTCTGATGACGGCGCCGAATTTCCAGCGCTTCACCGAAGTTCTCGATTTCAAGTATATCGGCGGAGTGGCGCGCAAGTCGCCCGTCAAGCTTGCCGTTCCGGAAAGCGGCCACTGGCATGTCGTCGTCGATATGGAAGGCCATCACGGCCTTGCCGAATCCACCGTCAAGGTGATCGCCGCGCCAGCCAATCAGAAGACGCCGCGTTCCTCCTAA